In the genome of bacterium, the window TACCCCGCCAATCCGCGCAGCCCCTAAGGTTCACCCATGGCTTCAGGAGATTTGCTGGTTCGCGGGGGAACGGTGGTGGACGGCACCGGCGCACCCTCGTTCAAGGCTGATGTGCGGGTGCGCTCGGGAAGGATCGTCGAAGTGGGACCTGGATTACGGCCCGACGGCGAGCCGGAGATCGACGCCGGCGGCGCCCTGGTGACGCCGGGGTTCATCGAGCCCCACACCCACTACGACGGATCGCTGTGGTGGGACCCCCACATCGACCCCATGCCGTCGCACGGCACCACCAGCGTGGTGCTGGCCAACTGCGGCCTGGGCCTAGCCCCACTACGGGAAGCCGACCGCAACCAGCTCATCGAGCTGATGTGCTTCATCGAGGATCTCCCCACCGATGCCTTCGAGACGGCCATCCCGTGGACGTGGGAGACCTGGCCGGAGTACCAGGCCGCCAACGACGAGCACCCCACGGCGCTAAACGTGGCCGCTTTCTTCCCTCACCAGACCCTGCGGATGTGGGTGATGGGCGCCGACGCGTGGGAGCGGACCGCCACCGAAGCCGAGCGGGCCGAGATGGCCCAACTGCTCAACGAGGGGCTGGCCGCCGGGGCGTTCGGGCTTTCCACCTCGCTGATGGACTTGGACCGCCACAACCGGCTGGTGCCCAGCCGCATGGCCGACGACCAGGAGTGGGGCGACCTGCTCGACGTGGTGGCCGCCCACCCCGGCGCCACCTTCCAGTTCGTGCCCCGGGCCTTCGAGTTCGAGCACTTCCCCGGCGACATGGAGCGAATGGCCGCGCTGTGCCGGGATCGGGGTATCCGGGCCAACTGGGGCGGCTTCTTCTCCCAGGAGAACCGGGCCAAAGAGCGCCAGATCTCCCTCGAGCTGGTGGAGCGGCTCAACGCCGAGGGCGGCCAGATCGCCACGCTGTATTCGGTGCGGCCCGGGTATGTGAACCTCCACTTCGAGCGGTCGATCATGTGGAGCGGGGTGGAAGCGTGGCACGAGCTGTGCAACGTGGACGGCGACGAGGCCAAGATGGCCATGCTCCGCGACGACGCCTGGCGAGAGCGGGCCCGCCACGACTGGGACGCCTGCACCTACACCCTGGCGCCCATCAACCGCCCCCACATGATCCTGCTGGCCTCCGATGAACCCCGCAACGCCGAGTGGACCGGGCGGTCCATCGCCGATCTGGCCGAGGCCCGGGGCGTGCATCTCTCGGACGCAGTGGCCGATTGGCTGCTGGACAACAACATGGACACCCACCTCAAGACCCAGCCCCAGCCGGTGGACAACGAGACGCTGGCGGAGATGGCCCGCTCCCCGATGACGGTGAACGGGGCGTCGGACGCCGGCGCTCACATCCAGATGTTCGTCGGCGCCGGCGACGCCACTTATTTCTTGACCTCGATGGTGCGCGACCTCGGCTTGCTCACCACCGAGGAGGCGGTGTACTCAGTGACCGGAAAGCAGGCCGCGTTCTTCGGGATACCGAACCGGGGGGTGGTGGCCGAGGGGGCCGCCGCCGACCTGGCCGTGTTCGCCCTCGACGAGATCGATCTGGGCGACGAGGTCCGGGTAGACGACCTCCCCACCGGCAGCTGGCGCTACAGCCGCAAGCCGGCCGGCTATCGGGCCACCGTGGTCAACGGCGTGCCCACCTGGGCCGACCAGCGGTCCACCGGGGCGCTCCCCGGCGAATTCCTCCGCAACTCAGCGGTCGGCTGAATTTGGCGCGTCACGCCTGGTCAGAGAGCTTGAATGCGATAGATGGCAGCCGCTATCCTTCATTCAAGCGTGCCTAGGGACGCAAGATTGAGCCGGGACGAGCGGCGCTTCCCTGCTAAGTGCGGTGTTGCCCGTCCCGGCTCAATCGCGACTATAGGCGCGACACCCTGTGGACCATAAGAGGCATTATCGGTTCATTCTGTGGATTTCCCTGGGTTTCCAGAAGATTGCCTGCGGACCTTAACCGTCTCCCGGATCGGCCTCCTGGCTGAGCTCGGCCAGGTACAGGGCCCGGGTGGCCAGCACCTCTCGGGCCTCGTGGGCCATATCGTCGTAGAAGTGCTCCCGATAGGCCTTGTCGACGATGGTTGACACGGCGAACTGAAGGGCCGACAGGGTGGCAATGAAACCCGACACCCCTAGCAACTCCCAGGTGAGCACCAGCTCGTTGCCGAACAAGCCGAAGCGGGCCAGGGGGTCGAGCGCATCCGAGGCCACCCACGACACGATGGTGGCCTCCCTCACCGCCAGCAGACCGAAGGCCACATAGAACGCCCCGATCACCACCCCCACCAGCACCACCCGCACCGCTTGAGCGACGAACATCAGCAGCCCGAGGTTCACCCGATCCATGCGGTCGAGGGGCGGAACATCCGAAGCGGCGAAGCCGGTGGGCGGCTCAGCCGGGGCCAGCGGCGAATCGCACCCGTCGATCAACTGGCATAC includes:
- a CDS encoding amidohydrolase family protein → MASGDLLVRGGTVVDGTGAPSFKADVRVRSGRIVEVGPGLRPDGEPEIDAGGALVTPGFIEPHTHYDGSLWWDPHIDPMPSHGTTSVVLANCGLGLAPLREADRNQLIELMCFIEDLPTDAFETAIPWTWETWPEYQAANDEHPTALNVAAFFPHQTLRMWVMGADAWERTATEAERAEMAQLLNEGLAAGAFGLSTSLMDLDRHNRLVPSRMADDQEWGDLLDVVAAHPGATFQFVPRAFEFEHFPGDMERMAALCRDRGIRANWGGFFSQENRAKERQISLELVERLNAEGGQIATLYSVRPGYVNLHFERSIMWSGVEAWHELCNVDGDEAKMAMLRDDAWRERARHDWDACTYTLAPINRPHMILLASDEPRNAEWTGRSIADLAEARGVHLSDAVADWLLDNNMDTHLKTQPQPVDNETLAEMARSPMTVNGASDAGAHIQMFVGAGDATYFLTSMVRDLGLLTTEEAVYSVTGKQAAFFGIPNRGVVAEGAAADLAVFALDEIDLGDEVRVDDLPTGSWRYSRKPAGYRATVVNGVPTWADQRSTGALPGEFLRNSAVG